In Bacteroidales bacterium, a genomic segment contains:
- the rpsI gene encoding 30S ribosomal protein S9, whose amino-acid sequence MDVINTIGRRKAAIARVYLSEGKGQIIVNNRDFKDYFPDKQLHYVVEQPLNLLELRDNYDIKVNLNGGGMTGQAEALRLGISRALIKINPEYKSALRAEGFVTRDPRVVERKKPGQPKARKRFQFSKR is encoded by the coding sequence ATGGACGTTATTAATACGATAGGACGAAGGAAAGCTGCCATTGCCAGGGTATATTTGAGTGAAGGTAAAGGCCAGATTATCGTAAACAACAGAGACTTCAAAGACTATTTTCCTGATAAGCAACTTCATTACGTAGTTGAACAGCCCCTGAACCTACTCGAGCTAAGGGATAATTACGACATCAAAGTAAATCTGAACGGCGGAGGAATGACCGGTCAGGCCGAAGCGCTGCGCCTCGGTATTTCACGGGCCCTGATCAAGATCAATCCCGAATACAAATCCGCCCTCAGGGCCGAAGGTTTTGTTACCCGAGACCCACGCGTTGTTGAACGTAAGAAACCCGGCCAGCCTAAAGCCAGGAAGAGGTTCCAGTTCAGTAAGCGTTAG
- a CDS encoding O-antigen ligase family protein: MQLTRKQIHEQVYFYILIFLAVTLSFSVLMSSICMILLALNWVLEGRLKEKWLLFKGNRALQIFLLLFGLHLAGLLWSDDLGYGLRDMKIKLPLLLFPVLVATSAPLTRQQLQRILLFFTLGVFVASMASLFKLLGWLPGSFQDHRDLSLFMSHIRFSLTIVLALLISVYVVFVRRNTVSRAEGFFFLAALLWFPVFLALLKSLSGLIIASILAFLILLRLVFEIRDQAIRFMAFVPVILLPLFSIIYLGQAVNRFYSADALDVAELDSHTVEGNRYLHMPESRDVENGHYIWIHICDKELERDWKTLSDLDYRGRTANGNSVRTTLIRYLSSRGLRKDAVGLKQLSETEIRAIEGGTANYIYLDHLKLYPRIYELIWEIDRYRLGGDPNEKSVVQRCLYLEAGWHIAREHLWFGVGNGDVWNEFREYYESVQSPLEPKWRRKAHNQFLTFLISFGIPGLIICLLALIAPPFLGGRQRSFLAMGFLVLILLSMLSEDTLETATGAAFAGYFYALFIFGPDFPWLRRKITEEDG, from the coding sequence ATGCAACTAACCCGAAAACAGATTCATGAGCAGGTCTATTTCTATATCCTGATTTTTCTTGCCGTCACGCTCTCTTTTTCTGTTTTAATGAGCTCCATCTGTATGATCCTGCTGGCCCTCAACTGGGTGCTTGAGGGCAGACTGAAGGAGAAATGGCTGCTTTTTAAGGGAAACCGGGCCCTGCAGATCTTCCTTTTGCTTTTCGGGCTGCATTTGGCGGGCTTACTTTGGTCGGACGATCTGGGCTACGGGCTCAGGGATATGAAAATCAAGCTTCCGCTTCTTTTGTTTCCGGTGCTTGTGGCCACCTCGGCGCCGCTTACCAGGCAGCAACTCCAGCGCATCCTCCTTTTTTTTACCCTGGGTGTTTTTGTGGCCTCCATGGCTTCTCTGTTTAAATTGCTGGGCTGGTTGCCCGGGTCGTTTCAGGACCACAGGGACCTGTCCCTTTTTATGAGTCATATCCGGTTTTCCCTGACCATTGTGCTTGCCCTGCTGATAAGCGTCTATGTTGTTTTTGTCCGGCGAAACACGGTTTCAAGGGCCGAAGGGTTCTTCTTCCTGGCGGCTCTGCTGTGGTTCCCTGTGTTTCTGGCTTTGCTGAAATCGCTATCAGGACTGATCATTGCTTCTATACTTGCTTTCTTAATTCTGCTCCGTTTGGTTTTTGAAATTCGCGACCAGGCGATCCGTTTTATGGCATTTGTACCGGTGATCCTCTTACCCCTGTTCTCGATTATTTATCTGGGCCAGGCAGTGAACCGGTTTTATTCTGCGGATGCACTGGATGTTGCGGAGCTCGATTCTCATACCGTGGAGGGGAATCGTTATCTCCACATGCCCGAAAGCCGGGATGTGGAGAACGGCCATTACATCTGGATTCATATATGCGATAAAGAACTTGAGCGGGACTGGAAAACGCTCAGTGATCTGGATTACCGGGGAAGGACCGCCAACGGAAATTCGGTCCGGACCACCCTGATCAGGTATCTCAGCTCCAGGGGACTGCGCAAGGATGCCGTTGGTCTGAAACAGCTTTCCGAAACGGAGATACGGGCCATTGAAGGCGGTACGGCCAATTATATTTACCTGGACCATCTGAAACTCTACCCCCGCATCTATGAGTTGATCTGGGAGATTGACCGTTACAGGCTGGGCGGTGATCCCAATGAAAAGTCGGTGGTGCAGCGCTGTCTGTACCTGGAAGCCGGCTGGCATATTGCCCGGGAGCATCTCTGGTTTGGGGTGGGGAACGGGGATGTGTGGAACGAGTTCAGGGAATACTATGAGTCGGTGCAATCGCCGCTGGAGCCAAAGTGGAGAAGAAAAGCCCACAACCAGTTCCTGACTTTTCTGATCTCTTTCGGGATACCGGGCTTGATCATCTGCCTTCTGGCACTGATTGCCCCTCCCTTTCTGGGGGGCAGGCAGCGTTCTTTCCTGGCCATGGGTTTTTTGGTCCTGATCCTGTTGTCCATGCTGAGTGAAGACACCCTGGAGACAGCAACCGGAGCTGCCTTTGCGGGTTATTTCTATGCCCTTTTTATATTTGGCCCCGATTTCCCCTGGCTGCGACGCAAGATCACCGAAGAGGATGGGTAG
- the rpsB gene encoding 30S ribosomal protein S2 yields the protein MPKTSFKELLDAGVHFGHLKRKWNPAMAPYIFMEKNGIHIIDLNKTEIKLNEAAAAMKQIAKSGRKILFVATKKQAKDIVAEKVKAINMPYVTERWPGGMLTNFPTIRKAVKKMSAIDKMATDGTFETLSKRERLQIARQRAKLEKNLGSIADLTRLPAAMFIVDVHKEYISVREANRLNIPVFAMVDTNSDPRDIDFPIPSNDDASKSISLIIDFVTEAIAEGLNERKMEKEKEVSESKTKSEKSRGKAEAGEDKGGTKTEHKEPRTERTRRKAEKVEVKEETVEAATAEETVVEKPVAREQTEVEAKVESKEEAKVATDEPEATAEDEKPAEKAE from the coding sequence ATGCCAAAAACAAGTTTTAAAGAATTATTGGATGCAGGTGTGCATTTCGGTCACCTGAAAAGAAAATGGAATCCTGCCATGGCTCCTTATATTTTTATGGAGAAAAACGGGATTCATATTATCGACCTCAACAAAACCGAGATCAAGTTGAATGAAGCCGCCGCCGCTATGAAGCAGATTGCCAAGAGCGGACGAAAGATTCTTTTCGTGGCCACCAAAAAGCAGGCTAAGGATATTGTCGCTGAAAAAGTCAAGGCGATCAATATGCCGTATGTGACGGAGCGCTGGCCGGGAGGTATGCTCACCAACTTTCCCACCATCCGGAAGGCTGTGAAGAAAATGTCGGCCATTGATAAAATGGCTACCGACGGAACTTTCGAGACTCTTTCCAAACGTGAAAGGCTCCAGATTGCCCGTCAGCGTGCCAAGCTTGAGAAAAACCTGGGATCCATTGCCGATCTGACCCGGCTTCCGGCTGCCATGTTTATCGTGGATGTACATAAAGAATATATTTCTGTTCGCGAAGCCAACAGGCTGAACATACCGGTTTTTGCCATGGTGGATACCAATTCGGATCCCCGTGACATTGATTTCCCGATTCCATCCAACGACGATGCTTCGAAGTCGATTTCGCTCATCATCGATTTTGTTACTGAAGCCATTGCTGAAGGTCTGAACGAAAGGAAGATGGAAAAGGAAAAAGAAGTTTCCGAATCCAAAACCAAGTCCGAAAAGAGCCGGGGCAAAGCCGAGGCCGGTGAAGACAAAGGCGGAACCAAAACGGAACATAAAGAGCCCCGGACCGAGCGTACGAGGAGGAAAGCTGAAAAGGTAGAGGTAAAAGAAGAGACAGTAGAGGCAGCCACTGCCGAAGAAACTGTCGTGGAAAAGCCGGTAGCCAGGGAACAAACTGAAGTAGAAGCCAAGGTTGAATCCAAAGAAGAAGCCAAGGTTGCCACCGATGAGCCTGAGGCCACAGCCGAAGATGAAAAGCCCGCTGAAAAAGCAGAATAG
- the rplM gene encoding 50S ribosomal protein L13 has product MNTLSYKTVSANKASVEKEWYIVDANDEVLGRLASVVAMVLRGKHKPSFTPHVDCGDNVIVINAEKIRMTGKKMSDRKFFSHTGYPGGQRITTPERLLAKKPEALVEKAVRGMLPKSRLGSSIFNNLHVYAGESHPHEAQQPKKLDLNKIK; this is encoded by the coding sequence GTGAATACATTAAGTTACAAGACAGTATCGGCAAATAAAGCAAGCGTTGAGAAGGAATGGTACATTGTTGATGCCAATGACGAAGTACTGGGACGTCTTGCTTCGGTTGTGGCAATGGTCCTCAGAGGAAAGCATAAGCCAAGTTTCACCCCGCATGTTGATTGTGGCGATAACGTGATCGTTATCAATGCCGAAAAAATCAGGATGACCGGCAAGAAGATGAGCGACAGAAAGTTTTTCAGTCACACCGGATACCCGGGTGGGCAGCGTATCACTACTCCCGAAAGGCTGCTGGCTAAAAAACCGGAAGCTCTGGTTGAGAAAGCTGTCAGGGGAATGCTCCCGAAAAGCAGGCTTGGAAGCTCCATCTTTAACAACCTGCATGTGTATGCCGGTGAAAGCCACCCGCACGAAGCACAGCAACCGAAGAAACTCGACTTAAATAAAATTAAATAA